In Alkalihalobacillus sp. AL-G, the genomic stretch AAAGAATACTTTTATTCCTTAGATTGTTTTACATGAAAGAAATCTCCGCCTTTTTGTATTTCGTTATCGGTTCCCCAATCGATATCTCTTTTCCTCTGATAAAACTTCGGTATATGTTTGGAGCAGTGGATATAGGCCTCTTCAACTTTAATAACAACCCAACGATGTGGCTTGTTGCCTTCTTTTTCAATATCATCTTTTTTCTGTTTAGGTAAATTCAGGCCACTTATTTCCGCATTCTCTAATATAGATGCTTGGCCGTTGACATGTAGTCCAATTGAATCTTCAAGAAAATCTATGAACATCAGCCCTATATGAGGGTTTTCAATGATGTTCCCTAAGCTCGCCATAACACCATTTCCTTTATATTCAGGATAAATCAATGTTTTATTATCAAAGACCCGAACAAAACCTGGTAACCCTGCGCGAAAGGAAGAATCACAATTCCCCCCGCGATCTGATGTTGAAATGAACACCATTTCCTGCTTTGAAATGAAATTTTGCATATTCGAATTAAGGTAATCCAGCATTTGGTTTTTATAAAATGATTTTGCCATTTTCTTGGTGTTATATTTTTCCTGAAGGAATTGTTCTCCATTTCGTCTGTACATATTCAATTCTCCTCATTTGCTTGTTGCAATTTATTTATAGTCTAGCATACATCCGGTTACATTTATTGTAGGTCGTTAGATAGTGTTTGTGTTATACCACGATTAAAGTCCATATCCATTCCAAACCCGATGTACACTATGAGCTTACGAATATCCATATTTGCAAAAACGTGTTATGCTGATTTTCAGAATTAGACGTCTAAAGAAAGAAGGAAATGATATGGCAGTCGGGGCAGTAAAAGCATCTACACAAAAGCCTGCACTTACAATGTATCCAATCCTTTTTGCGATTAGCTTTGTCCATCTATTGAATGATTCGATGCAGGCGGTTATTCCCGCCATCTTCCCAATCTTAGAACAATCCATGGGCTTATCGTTTACACAACTCGGCTGGATTGCGTTTACATTGAACATAACATCATCCGTCATGCAACCTGTGGTGGGGTGGTACACCGATAAATCAACTTCTCCTTACCTTTTACCGTTGGGAATGGGAGCTAGCCTAATCGGAATGCTGGGGATCGCCTATGCGGATTCATTTACATATATCATTTTGTCTGTAATCGGCATTGGACTCGGGTCTGCAGTTTTCCACCCAGAGGGTTCTCGTGTTGCTTATATGGCAGCTGGAAATAGAAGAGGACTTGCACAATCGATTTATCAGGTCGGAGGAAATACAGGTACCTCGCTCGCGCCGATTATGACGGTACTCGTTTTTGTTCCACTCGGCCAATTCGGGGCAGTTTGGTTCACTTCATTTGCAGCGATTGCCATTTTTGTATTGTTATATGTTTCCGGGTGGTACAGCAAACAGCTCGTCAATTTCCCACGAGTATCGAAAACGGTTCAAAAAAAGAACGTGCCGGTTACTCGAAAAAAGCAGGTCCTTTTTGCGATGGGCGTTCTTGTGTTTTTAGTTTTTGCACGGTCGTGGTACTTTTCGGGAATCGGGAACTATTATCAATTCTACTTGATTGAAGATTACGGATTATCGATTCGAGAGGCTCAATTCTACGTTTTTATTTTTCTCGTAGCTGGTGTTGTTGGAACATTTTTAGGAGGTCCGCTTGCTGATCGACTTGGCAAAAGGAACATGATTTTCTCGTCTTTGGCCGGGACTGCACCGCTCGCACTACTTTTACCCCATGTCGGATTACTGCTTGTCATTCCGCTTTTCTTTTTAATCGGCTTCATTCTTAATACAAGCTTTTCAGTTACCGTCGTCTATGCACAAGAGCTGGTTCCGGGGCGAATCGGTATGGTGTCCGGCCTTATTGTCGGTCTTGCATTCGGGATGGGGGCATTGGGATCCGTATTGCTGGGGAAAATGGCTGATATGACAAGCATCTCTTTCACGATGCTGGCTGTCAGCTTTTTGCCGTTGCTTGGATTGCTTACGGTGCTTCTTCCTAAAGATGAAACGCTGGAAAAGTGGGCGAATGAAGGTTAAAGGACTGTTGGATAGTCTAGTTTTGATATAGAAACTTGAGAATACGTTGCAAAAAGATGGTCCGAATAGCGGTTAATCGGGTATAGGATTGACAATAAATAGGAGAATTCGTTCCGAATAGCGGTTAATCAGATATGGAATTGACAATAAATAGGAGAATGCGGTCCGAATAGCGGTTAATCAGATATGGAATTGACAATAAATAGGAGAATGCGGTCCGAATAGCGGTTAATCAGATATGGAATTGACAATAAATAGGAGAGTGCGGTCCGAATCGCGGCTAATCGGGTATAGGATTGACAATAAATAGGAGAATGTGGTCCGAATAGCGGTTAATCGGATATGGAATTGACAATAAATAGGAGATTGCGGTCCGAATAGCGGTTAATTGGATATGGAACTGACAATAAATAGGAGAATGCGATCCGAATAGCGGTTAATCGGGTATAGGATTTACAATAAATAGGAGAATGCGTTCCGAATAGCGGTTAATCAGGTATGGGATTTACAATAAATAGGACAATCCAGTCACGAATAAGGCGTAATTGCAAAATGGCTGACCCTTTGACATCGATCTTGAAACGGTGCCTCGGATCAGCCCAAAACTAATTAACGACTTATGAACATTTGTGTCCAGTAATGACCATAGCTTCCACCTTCTGCATAGCCGACTCCAATTTCCGTATAACGGCTTGAAAGAATGTTTCTGCGATGACCTTCACTGTTCATCCATGTATTCACTACCTGTTCAGGAGTTCGTTGACCAGCCGCAATGTTTTCACCTGCAGCTCTGTATGAAATGCCGAAATCACTCATCATCTTAAATGGACTTCCGTACGTCGGAGAAGTATGGCTGAAATAGTTTTGCTGAATCATATCCTTCGATTTGAATCTGGCTACCCTTGATAACTCCCAATTCTCTTGAAGTGGCTGCAATCCATACTTTGCCCGCTCTTGGTTAACAAGCTCCACGACTTGAGCCTCAATCGACTTTACACCGTTCAATTCCGGAATGTTCAGTCGTTGACCAGGATAGATGAGGTTCGGATTTTCAATCTGTGGATTTGCGTTGATGATTTCAGAAACACCAACCTGATAGCGCAATGCAATTTTCCACATCGTGTCTCCCCATTCAACTGTATGGGTTGTCGCAGCAGATGCCTCTTGCTTAAATCCAGTCACTAAAGTTACGGATAACAATAGGGTGAGGAAAATCTTTGTGAGCGTTTTCATACTAAAAGTAAAACAAAAACTATAAAACTTTTAAACCGGTAATATATTCCTACTAATCTAATTATTCAGTTTTCAGAGGGTAAATCTAGTTTTTATCGAACCTTTTAAAAGAGTAGGTTTTGTGTTGGTGTTAAAACTATACATAACAAAGCTCCCCTTAGAACAACTCTGAGCAGCCCACTACATACACGATGTAAATCTGACAGTGTAAAAAAAGCTTATAATGACTATGAATTTTTATTGGAGGGGCAACCTTTCCCACCGAAATAAAAGAGGAATAGGCACACCATTCTAGAAATTGGTAACCAAATCCAATTATTTAGGAGGGTTCTAATGTCTAATGAACAATGAAAAACCAAGGTTGATTTTGCATGTGAAAGATTTAAATGCGTCTAAGGAATTTTATACTCGAACGATTGGATGGATGTTGGCATGGGAAGATTCCGAAAAGGACGTTCTGCAATTGAACACGAAGGACGGTGACCCTGCAGCAATACTAACTTCAAAGGCGCCGGAAGACGGAAAGCAATATCTGGATGATGTTTTCCTCGAACCTCAACTAGGTAACCGGTTTTACTTCACTCAGGACGGTCTTCAAGAAATGCACAACACACTGCAATCGAACGGACATGAAGTCACTGACTTTATCATTGAAGAAGGATTTGGCCAGACGTTAGTATTGACTGATCCGGACGGATATCATCCTGCTTTTTGGGAAGAGCTTTATCTTGCCGATGAAGCGATCATCGATTTGTATCGGGGGGGTCCAGGAATGTTGGAGGAAGCACTTGATAGCTTGACTGAATCAGAGTTGGATTTGGTCCGGTCGCCAGAGAAGTGGTCGATCCGACAAACTGTTCTGCACTTGGTTGACTCGGATATCACAACTATGCAAAAAATAAAATTCGCATTGGCTGAGCCTGGGCGTGAATATAAGACTAACCTTTATGACCCGAATCGTTGGGTAGATGGAACACGTATGAAAAAAGAAAACTCGAAACCTCTGTCTTCCTTTTTAGATATTTACGAGAGCATATACTAGAAATTTGCGAAACGGTTCCAGGTGGGCTTGACCGGACCGTTAACATCAATGGTAAAAGTGAAGAAGTACGGAAATTGATGAAGATGGTTGCTGGTCATGCAAAGGGGCACATTGAACAAATATGGGAAACAAGAGAAGTTCATAGCAAGCAATTGACTTCAAAACAAGTTTGATTAAAAAAGGGTGAGTCTATGACTTTGAAAATAACCAACCCGAAGATACCGTCTGAACTTGATTCTATTGACTTGAAGGAAAAGCTTCAGTATGAACAACACTTTAATATGTGTATCATCCGTGACTGCGAAATAAACGGAGAAACGATTGAAAAGCTCTGTTTTGAGAATGTTGTTTTTAAAAATGTTACCTTTTATGATGTCTCCTTCAGGTTCTTAGAGTTGACCGATGTCATGTTCGAAAAGTGCGACTTATCGAATGTCGACTTCAGCGATGCGATTGTGCATAGAGTACATATGAAGGATTGCAAGATGGTAGGGATGAATCTAGCGGGTTCAGCTTTACGGAATATCTCTTTGGACGGTTGTATCGGGAATATGGCTGCGTTCGGATATTCAGACTGTAAGAACGTTCAATTTAGAAATTCCTCATTATGTAATTCTGATTTTTTTGAGTCGAAATTTAAGAATGTAGTGTTCGAACAATGTGATATAAATGGAGCTAATTTATCAGGCACTGTCCTGAAGGGAATCGACCTCAGCAGTTGTACCTTTGAAAAGCTTGTAGTCTCAATAGAAAATCTTGAAGGATGCATCATAACATCTGATCAGGCTGTTGGATTTGCAAAAGCGTTGGGATTAGTAACCAATGATGAAACTTTTTGAAACCATATTGACTAAAATCCGTATAGCTTAAAAAGCCATTTTTGAGATTTGGAGGCTGACCATGACAAGCAAGTGGTTTGTGAAAAATTATGACCGGATGATGGAACCCGTTGAAAGGAATCGATTTGGAAGGATTCGGGCGGGATTGCTGAATAATGCTAAAGGGAATGTGCTCGAGATTGGCTGTGGAACTGGTTTCAACTTTCAATATTATCGAGACGTGTCAGTCACTGCAATTGAACCGAATAATTACTTCAGAAAAATTGCTTCAGAGCGCGCCTCCCAAGCGAGCATTCCAATCGATGTTTTACCAGGTGATGCAGAGGAACTTGATTTTTCCGATAATGCCTTTGATACGATCGTTGGCACATTAGTTTTCTGTTCAATACCTAATCCTCAAAAAGCGATTCGAGAAATCATGAGAGTATGCAAACCGAATGGAAGAATTCTCTTGTTCGAACATGTTCGTCACGATAATAGAGTTATAGCGGCACTGCAAGACTTGGCGACACCAGCATGGAAGAGAGTGTGCGATGGGTGCCACTTGAACAGGAATACACTAGCATTGTTGAAAAAGGAAGGAATCAAAATAAAAAGAGTGAAAACACATTCAAGCAAAATTATGATCACGATCGATGCCAATAATCTTGATTCCTAAATGTAGAGGAAGTAATTCTTATGAACAAAAACAAAATATTTATTAAGAACACCGTTCATTTATTGAGCGGTGTTGTGCATTTTTACAGGAAAAATAAAAATCCATTGTAACAATTCCGGTATTGAATCGTGGTTAATCTAGAGAGGGGAAGCAGATGCGGAAGAAGACGTTGGATAAGATTTATGAAGAATACGCCCGTGATGTATATCGGTATCTGTTTTCTTTATCACGCGATCACGGTCGGGCTGAAGATATCATGCAGGAAACGTTTTATCGTGCGTATTTGCATATCGAAAAATTGAATGATGAAAAGATCAAACCTTGGTTGTTCCGTGTAGCACATAATGCTTTCATCGACCAAAAACGGAAAAGTCAAAGGGAAACGATTAAAGAAAGAGGGTATTTTGAACAAGAAATGAGCGATATGACGTCTGTTGAAGAGCATATCATTCAAAAAGAACAGGTTCAGTCCGTTTTTCAAAGTGTCGATTTACTACCGACTCAACAGAAAGAAGCTTTAATCCTCACGACTAT encodes the following:
- a CDS encoding pyridoxamine 5'-phosphate oxidase family protein — its product is MYRRNGEQFLQEKYNTKKMAKSFYKNQMLDYLNSNMQNFISKQEMVFISTSDRGGNCDSSFRAGLPGFVRVFDNKTLIYPEYKGNGVMASLGNIIENPHIGLMFIDFLEDSIGLHVNGQASILENAEISGLNLPKQKKDDIEKEGNKPHRWVVIKVEEAYIHCSKHIPKFYQRKRDIDWGTDNEIQKGGDFFHVKQSKE
- a CDS encoding MFS transporter gives rise to the protein MAVGAVKASTQKPALTMYPILFAISFVHLLNDSMQAVIPAIFPILEQSMGLSFTQLGWIAFTLNITSSVMQPVVGWYTDKSTSPYLLPLGMGASLIGMLGIAYADSFTYIILSVIGIGLGSAVFHPEGSRVAYMAAGNRRGLAQSIYQVGGNTGTSLAPIMTVLVFVPLGQFGAVWFTSFAAIAIFVLLYVSGWYSKQLVNFPRVSKTVQKKNVPVTRKKQVLFAMGVLVFLVFARSWYFSGIGNYYQFYLIEDYGLSIREAQFYVFIFLVAGVVGTFLGGPLADRLGKRNMIFSSLAGTAPLALLLPHVGLLLVIPLFFLIGFILNTSFSVTVVYAQELVPGRIGMVSGLIVGLAFGMGALGSVLLGKMADMTSISFTMLAVSFLPLLGLLTVLLPKDETLEKWANEG
- the safA gene encoding SafA/ExsA family spore coat assembly protein, with the protein product MKTLTKIFLTLLLSVTLVTGFKQEASAATTHTVEWGDTMWKIALRYQVGVSEIINANPQIENPNLIYPGQRLNIPELNGVKSIEAQVVELVNQERAKYGLQPLQENWELSRVARFKSKDMIQQNYFSHTSPTYGSPFKMMSDFGISYRAAGENIAAGQRTPEQVVNTWMNSEGHRRNILSSRYTEIGVGYAEGGSYGHYWTQMFISR
- a CDS encoding DinB family protein, whose protein sequence is MNNEKPRLILHVKDLNASKEFYTRTIGWMLAWEDSEKDVLQLNTKDGDPAAILTSKAPEDGKQYLDDVFLEPQLGNRFYFTQDGLQEMHNTLQSNGHEVTDFIIEEGFGQTLVLTDPDGYHPAFWEELYLADEAIIDLYRGGPGMLEEALDSLTESELDLVRSPEKWSIRQTVLHLVDSDITTMQKIKFALAEPGREYKTNLYDPNRWVDGTRMKKENSKPLSSFLDIYESIY
- a CDS encoding pentapeptide repeat-containing protein, translating into MTLKITNPKIPSELDSIDLKEKLQYEQHFNMCIIRDCEINGETIEKLCFENVVFKNVTFYDVSFRFLELTDVMFEKCDLSNVDFSDAIVHRVHMKDCKMVGMNLAGSALRNISLDGCIGNMAAFGYSDCKNVQFRNSSLCNSDFFESKFKNVVFEQCDINGANLSGTVLKGIDLSSCTFEKLVVSIENLEGCIITSDQAVGFAKALGLVTNDETF
- a CDS encoding class I SAM-dependent methyltransferase, whose product is MTSKWFVKNYDRMMEPVERNRFGRIRAGLLNNAKGNVLEIGCGTGFNFQYYRDVSVTAIEPNNYFRKIASERASQASIPIDVLPGDAEELDFSDNAFDTIVGTLVFCSIPNPQKAIREIMRVCKPNGRILLFEHVRHDNRVIAALQDLATPAWKRVCDGCHLNRNTLALLKKEGIKIKRVKTHSSKIMITIDANNLDS
- a CDS encoding sigma-70 family RNA polymerase sigma factor, whose translation is MRKKTLDKIYEEYARDVYRYLFSLSRDHGRAEDIMQETFYRAYLHIEKLNDEKIKPWLFRVAHNAFIDQKRKSQRETIKERGYFEQEMSDMTSVEEHIIQKEQVQSVFQSVDLLPTQQKEALILTTIHQFNYLEAAGILNVSVSYLRILIFRARKTLRQRERTGADE